The following proteins are co-located in the Aquipuribacter sp. SD81 genome:
- a CDS encoding DUF2795 domain-containing protein codes for MANAIDVQKYLSGVDYPADRDALVAHARDNGAPDDVVSLIQGIDDREYDGPSGVSGQLSGVS; via the coding sequence ATGGCGAACGCGATCGACGTGCAGAAGTACCTCTCCGGGGTCGACTACCCCGCCGACCGGGACGCGCTGGTGGCCCACGCGCGCGACAACGGCGCCCCCGACGACGTCGTCAGCCTCATCCAGGGCATCGACGACCGGGAGTACGACGGCCCGAGCGGCGTGAGCGGGCAGCTCAGCGGGGTGAGCTGA